Genomic window (Chroogloeocystis siderophila 5.2 s.c.1):
TATCAGTCGCGCTGTCAAACCATTGAAATTCGAGTTGTCCTGATTGTTCAACAACAAAGTAGCTATTAACATCCCATTCACGTTGGGAACGATCAACAAGGACTAAGACTTGTTCTTTACTAGTTTCAGTTTGATTTGGTAAGTGATCGCCCTTACACAAAATTGCCACTGGATCTTGTGCACTCAAGACAATTTGCCATCCTGGTATTGGTACCCACGCTTGTTCTCCAGCAAATTTGACCATGCGAAACGGCTCTAGTTCTGCGACTAGGGGAACTGCTTTAAAGTCATCCGCCTTCAGAGGCATTTCGCCAACCACAGGAACCAGGCGCGGTAATTCTTCCTCAGCTTCAAGACGATAAAACGGCAAACGTGGTGCAGGGCGCTTCGAGACAACGGTAAAATCGACTAAAAGTTGCTCGAGCTGTTCTCTAGCAGTTGCAGTATGCGCAAATCTCAAACCTTTGGCGATTAAACGCGATCGCTCTTGTAAATCATTTTTTTGCCGCGCGAGTTTCCAAGATTGATACGCTAACGCATCACCAGGATGATTGGAAAAGCCTGCAGGTAATGTCCGAAATCGCGAAAATTCTTTAACGGCTTTAGCAACTTCTTTTGCTTCGTCCGCATCAAGGCGGTGCAATAAAATCAACTCAGCCGCCGCAGCACGTTCAGCTTGAGTTAATAAGCGCAGTTCATATAATACATCACTACCCCGCTGGGCATAATGCGATCGCACTTCGGGCGGTGCTTCAGCTTTCTCAATAGAATCATACACTTGCGCGCCCACAATTACTTGATTTTGCTGCACTGGCTCAAATCCAGTTGCTTCAAAAATTGCTTGGGAATTATAACCAGACTTTTGTAACCTGGCACAAGCTTTGCCCCATTCTACCCAATTGCCCTGCTTTTGCCGTAGCGATCGCAATAATTCCTCAAGCACTTCTTGAGATTCACCATCATTAGCAAGATTCGCTGGTAATTCAGTCATAATCTCAGCAACTCGTTAAGCACAAATCCTATTTTAATGTGAAGAGTGTAGAGGAAGCAGAGGGGCGGAGGAAGTAGAGGAGAAATACTACAATAAAATTCTTTTGCACTAACCACTAGCCACTCCTTATGACTTCAACTCAAATCCGCGACATTTTCGACCGTATTGCCCCAGTTTATGACCAAATGAACGATTGGCTGAGTTTAGGGCAGCATCGCATTTGGAAGCAAATGACCGTTAAATGGAGTCGTGCAAAAGCTGGAGACACTTGTCTTGATTTATGCTGTGGAAGTGGCGATTTGACATTAAGGCTGAGTCGTGTCGTAGGAACTACAGGTCAAGTTTATGGCGTGGATTTTTCACCGCAGTTACTGGCGATCGCCCAACAACGTTCGCAACAATACTCTACTGCCATTACCTGGATAGAAGCCGACGTTTTGAAGTTACCCTTCGGGGATAATTTCTTTGATACAGCGACAATGGGCTACGGATTGCGTAATGTTATCGATATTCCGCTTTGCCTTCAAGAATTACACCGCGTACTCAAACCTGGTGCCACAGCTGCTATTTTGGACTTTCATCGCCCTAGTAATTCGCAAATGCGAGCATTTCAACAGTGGTATCTCGATACATTAGTTGTTCCACTCGCGCATCAACTTGGCTTAACCGAAGAGTACGCTTACATCAGCCCCAGTTTAGAGCGATTTCCTACCAGTCAAGAACAACTCAAATTAGCTCAAGATGCAGGCTTTACCAAAGCCACACACTACCCCATTGCTAGCGGTATGATGGGAGTATTGACAATCACAAAACCTTAGATTTGTGTGGAGCATTCATTGTCTTTGCCAAAATCTAAGACCTGAAATTCTTATCGGTTCGCATCCTTGGACTGGTCTAACCTTTGGTTTTATGCAGCACCTCCTGTACTTGGAGGAATTATTGGCTATTTTACGAACGACATAGCCATTAAGATGCTCTTTCGTCCTTACCGAGCAATCTATATCGGTCGAAATCGTTTACCGTTTACCCCAGGTTTAATTCCGCGCAACCAAGAACGGTTAGCAAAGCGGGTTGCAGACACAATCATGGGGTCACTGCTGACGCCAGAAGAATTGCAAAATTTAGCACGGCGCTTACTGCAACCCGAACGTGTGCAGGCTGGTATTTTGTGGCTGCTACGATTAGCCTTAGATCAAATTCGCCTTGACAA
Coding sequences:
- a CDS encoding RuBisCO accumulation factor 1 — translated: MTELPANLANDGESQEVLEELLRSLRQKQGNWVEWGKACARLQKSGYNSQAIFEATGFEPVQQNQVIVGAQVYDSIEKAEAPPEVRSHYAQRGSDVLYELRLLTQAERAAAAELILLHRLDADEAKEVAKAVKEFSRFRTLPAGFSNHPGDALAYQSWKLARQKNDLQERSRLIAKGLRFAHTATAREQLEQLLVDFTVVSKRPAPRLPFYRLEAEEELPRLVPVVGEMPLKADDFKAVPLVAELEPFRMVKFAGEQAWVPIPGWQIVLSAQDPVAILCKGDHLPNQTETSKEQVLVLVDRSQREWDVNSYFVVEQSGQLEFQWFDSATDTPLLGRVVLVLRPKRIVDEELTKDSWQIDE
- the ubiE gene encoding bifunctional demethylmenaquinone methyltransferase/2-methoxy-6-polyprenyl-1,4-benzoquinol methylase UbiE, with translation MTSTQIRDIFDRIAPVYDQMNDWLSLGQHRIWKQMTVKWSRAKAGDTCLDLCCGSGDLTLRLSRVVGTTGQVYGVDFSPQLLAIAQQRSQQYSTAITWIEADVLKLPFGDNFFDTATMGYGLRNVIDIPLCLQELHRVLKPGATAAILDFHRPSNSQMRAFQQWYLDTLVVPLAHQLGLTEEYAYISPSLERFPTSQEQLKLAQDAGFTKATHYPIASGMMGVLTITKP